One window from the genome of Asterias rubens chromosome 11, eAstRub1.3, whole genome shotgun sequence encodes:
- the LOC117296751 gene encoding cytochrome P450 2U1-like, with translation MERLNGQPVILNSLLFNASSNIISTITYGTRYDFHDKNFEEQLNIMMELIEGVRLLEPANIIPPLWHSRWYKRRRGMFKAHEDFIWAHLERHKATLDRTNLRDMMDAYLVEMERRQETNDPIQHSELGIVHSISDLFGAGTGTLSNTTLWIIVYLIRYPEIQKKILVEIDHAVGANGIVSTTHREAMPYTCAFLMEVQRLRPLAAIIFRHLQQSGVQLCGYNIPKGTPVFGNVFYIHNNPAVFDNPTECRPERFLSEDGKTLVPRKDWIPFGLGRRMCLGEALTKMELFIFTVTILQRFTFKVPEGEGLPPLDLPTGGLVMYAPKFKVCCVKR, from the exons ATGGAAAGACTCAACGGGCAACCTGTGATTCTAAACAGCCTCCTCTTCAATGCTTCATCTAACATCATTAGTACAATCACTTACGGGACGAGATACGACTTCCATGATAAGAACTTTGAGGAGCAGCTTAACATCATGATGGAGCTTATTGAAGGAGTAAGACTGTTAGAGCCTGCTAATATTATCCCACCCCTATGGCATTCAAGATGGTACAAGAGACGACGAGGAATGTTCAAAGCGCATGAGGACTTCATCTGGGCACATTTGGAACGTCATAAAGCCACATTGGATCGAACCAACCTACGGGATATGATGGATGCATATCTAGTTGAGATGGAGAGACGTCAGGAAACCAATGATCCAATACAACATAGTGAGCTAGGAATTGTACACAGTATATCGGACTTGTTTGGAGCAGGGACTGGTACCTTGTCTAATACCACACTGTGGATCATTGTGTATTTGATACGATACCCCGAAATACAGAAAAAG ATACTGGTTGAGATAGATCACGCTGTGGGAGCAAATGGCATAGTCTCCACTACACACAGAGAAGCAATGCCATACACATGTGCCTTCTTGATGGAGGTCCAGAGACTGCGCCCTCTGGCGGCAATCATCTTTAGACATTTACAGCAGTCTGGAGTTCAATTGTGCGGTTACAACATTCCAAAGG GAACTCCAGTGTTTGGCAATGTTTTCTACATTCACAATAATCCTGCAGTATTTGACAATCCTACCGAATGTAGACCAGAGCGATTCCTGTCTGAAGATGGAAAGACACTCGTTCCTAGGAAAGACTGGATTCCTTTTGGTTTGG GTCGGCGTATGTGTCTGGGTGAAGCATTGACTAAGATGGAGCTGTTTATATTCACTGTGACCATCTTACAACGATTCACCTTCAAGGTACCAGAAGGAGAAGGGCTCCCGCCTCTAGATCTACCCACTGGAGGTCTCGTCATGTATGCTCCAAAATTCAAGGTCTGCTGCGTGAAACGCTGA